Proteins found in one Odontesthes bonariensis isolate fOdoBon6 chromosome 11, fOdoBon6.hap1, whole genome shotgun sequence genomic segment:
- the atp11a gene encoding phospholipid-transporting ATPase IH isoform X5 has protein sequence MGMDFSTLRTLISRYCVGEENWVDSRTIYIGHKEPPPGTEAFIQQRYPDNRIVSSKYTFWNFIPKNMFEQFRRVANFYFLIIFLVQLMIDTPTSPVTSGLPLFFVITVTAIKQGYEDWLRHKADNSVNQCPVHVVQHGKVVCKQSRRLRVGDVVFVQENETFPCDLILLSSSRDDGTCFVTTASLDGESSHKTYYAVQDTKAYNTERDVDSVHATIECEQPQPDLYKFVGRINVYMDNEPVARPLGSENLLLRGATLKNTEYIYAVVIYTGMETKMALNYQSKSQKRSAVEKSMNAYLVVYLCILISKAVINTALKYVWQADPNRDEPWYNDRTESERQRHILIRAFTDFLAFMVLFNYIIPVSMYVTVEMQKFLGSYFIMWDDEMFDDELGERAVVNTSDLNEELGQVEYVFTDKTGTLTENNMEFIECCVDGHVYVPHAICNGQVMPGAASMDMIDTSPGPEAREHEELFFRALCLCHTVQVKEEETVDGIKHGIHQGKSTSFYISSSPDEVALVEGMKRLGFTYLRHKDGQMEILNREDEVERFELLEVLTFDSVRRRMSVIVRASSGELYLFCKGADSSIFPRVVSGKVEEVRARVEHNAVEGLRTLCVAYRPLNSEQYEQVCHLLNAAKLALLDRDKRLAEAYDLIEKDLILLGATAVEDRLQEKAADTIESLHKAGMKVWVLTGDKMETAAATCYASKLFHRNTQILELTTKRTEEQSLHDVLFDLSRTVLRQHGGMTRDTFSGLSGDCTDFGLIIDGATLSAVMRPDQMDSNSGNYKEIFLEICRNCSAVLCCRMAPLQKAQIVKMIKTSKEHPITLAIGDGANDVSMILEAHVGIGIMGKEGRQAVRNSDYAIPKFKHLKKMLLVHGHYYYIRISELVQYFFYKNVCFIFPQFLYQFFCGFSQQPLYDTAYLTLYNISFTSLPILLYSLMEQHINMDILKKDPSLYRDIAKNSLLRWPIFIYWTILGVYDAIVMFFGAYFLFDNTTFTSNGQLMTTNTQMMFGNWTFGTLVFTVLVFTVTFKLALDTHYWTWINHFVIWGSLVFFVVFSLLWGGIIWPFLNYQRMYYVFMQMLSSGPAWLSIILLITASLLPDVVKKVIWRTLWPTTTERIQHVRDMKRFERALAFQISDSLLDGVAVTEA, from the exons TGTGTTGGTGAGGAGAACTGGGTAGACAGCAGGACGATTTACATCGGACACAAGGAGCCTCCTCCAGGAACCGAGGCCTTTATTCAACAAAGGTATCCTGACAACAGAATAGTCTCCTCCAAG TACACGTTTTGGAACTTCATCCCCAAGAATATGTTTGAGCAGTTCAGAAGAGTCGCCAACTTCTACTTCCTCATCATATTTCTGGTTCAG TTGATGATCGACACTCCCACAAGTCCAGTCACCAGCGGGCTGCCGCTGTTCTTTGTCATCACAGTCACCGCCATTAAGCAG GGTTACGAGGACTGGTTGAGACACAAAGCAGACAACTCTGTCAACCAGTGTCCCGTCCACGTGGTGCAGCATGGGAAAGTGGTCTGCAAGCAAAGTCGCAGACTCAGG GTTGGAGACGTGGTCTTTGTGCAAGAAAATGAAACCTTTCCATGTGATCTCATCCTTCTTTCCTCATCTCGAGATGATGGGACGTGTTTTGTCACCACAGCCAGCCTGGATGGAGAGAGCAGCCACAAA ACGTACTATGCAGTTCAGGACACCAAAGCTTACAACACAGAGAGAGACGTGGACTCTGTCCATGCCACAATAGAATGTGAACAGCCACAGCCTGACCTGTACAA ATTCGTAGGCCGTATCAACGTCTACATGGACAACGAGCCAGTGGCCAG GCCATTGGGATCGGAGAACCTGCTGCTCCGAGGAGCCACACTCAAGAACACAGAATACATCTACG CTGTTGTCATCTACACTGGCATGGAAACCAAGATGGCTCTCAACTATCAGTCCAAGTCCCAGAAACGGTCCGCGGTGGAAAA GTCAATGAATGCCTACCTGGTGGTCTACCTGTGCATCCTCATCAGCAAAGCTGTCATCAACACGGCACTGAAATACGTGTGGCAGGCCGACCCCAACAGAGACGAGCCCTGGTACAACGACAGGACGGAATCCGAGAGGCAGAGACACATC CTGATCAGGGCATTCACAGACTTCTTGGCCTTCATGGTTCTCTTCAACTACATCATTCCCGTCTCAATGTACGTGACGGTGGAGATGCAGAAGTTTCTGGGCTCTTACTTCATCATGTGGGACGATGAGATGTTTGACGACGAGCTCGGGGAGAGAGCTGTGGTCAACACCTCAGACCTGAATGAGGAGCTGGGACAG GTGGAGTACGTGTTTACAGACAAGACGGGGACTTTAACAGAGAATAATATGGAGTTCATAGAGTGCTGTGTGGACGGACACGTTTATGTACCTCACGCCATCTGCAACGGACAG GTGATGCCCGGTGCTGCCAGCATGGACATGATCGACACGTCGCCTGGGCCTGAAGCCAGG GAGCACGAGGAGCTGTTTTTCCGCGCGCTGTGTTTGTGTCACACAGTGCAGGTTAAGGAGGAGGAGACGGTGGATGGGATCAAGCACGGCATCCACCAGGGCAAGTCCACCTCGTTTTACATTTCCTCGTCTCCAGACGAGGTGGCACTGGTGGAGGGCATGAAGAG GCTCGGTTTCACCTACCTGAGACACAAGGACGGTCAGATGGAAATCTTGAATAGAGAGGATGAGGTAGAGAG GTTTGAGCTGCTGGAAGTTTTGACTTTTGACTCAGTCAGACGGCGGATGAGCGTCATCGTCAGGGCCAGCTCTG gagaGCTGTATCTGTTCTGCAAAGGCGCCGACTCCTCCATCTTCCCCAGAGTTGTCTCGGGCAAGGTGGAGGAAGTCCGAGCTCGGGTGGAGCACAATGCAGTG GAGGGTCTGAGGACACTTTGTGTGGCTTACCGACCTCTGAACTCGGAACAGTACGAGCAGGTTTGCCACCTGCTCAATGCGGCCAAGTTGGCTCTACTGGACCGAGACAAACGGCTGGCCGAGGCTTACGACCTCATCGAGAAAGACCTCATTTTGCTCGGAGCCACTGCTGTGGAGGACAG GCTACAGGAAAAAGCGGCTGACACCATAGAGTCTCTACACAAAGCCGGCATGAAGGTGTGGGTGCTCACCGGAGATAAGATGGAGACTGCGGCTGCAACCTGCTACGCCAGCAAGTTGTTTCACCGCAACACCCAGATCCTGGAGCTGACCACCAAACGCACGGAGGAGCAGAGCCTTCATGATGTGCTGTTTGACCTGAGCAGGACAGTCCTCAGGCAGCATGGAGGCATGACCCGGGACACCTTCTCTGG TCTATCAGGGGACTGTACCGACTTTGGCCTGATAATTGACGGAGCCACCCTCTCTGCGGTGATGAGGCCCGACCAGATGGACTCAAACTCAGGGAATTACAAAGAGATCTTCCTGGAAATCTGCCGCAACTGTAGCGCGGTCCTCTGCTGTCGGATGGCGCCGCTTCAGAAAGCACAG ATTGTCAAGATGATCAAAACCTCCAAAGAGCACCCCATCACGCTGGCCATTGGAGATGGCGCTAATGATGTCAGTATGATCCTGGAGGCCCATGTTGGCATTG GTATTATGGGTAAGGAGGGCCGTCAGGCAGTGAGAAACAGTGACTACGCCATCCCAAAATTTAAACACCTCAAGAAGATGCTGCTCGTCCACGGACACTATTACTACATACGCATCTCTGAACTAGTGCAATACTTCTTCTACAAG AATGTCTGTTTCATCTTCCCTCAGTTCCTCTACCAGTTCTTCTGTGGTTTCTCACAGCAG CCGCTGTACGACACAGCCTACTTAACTCTCTACAACATCAGCTTCACCTCGCTGCCCATTCTGCTCTACAGTCTCATGGAGCAGCACATTAATATGGACATCCTGAAGAAGGATCCCTCTCTCTACAG AGATATTGCCAAGAACTCTTTGCTGCGATGGCCCATCTTCATATATTGGACCATCCTGGGTGTGTATGATGCCATTGTGATGTTCTTTGGCGCTTACTTCCTGTTTGACAACACCACCTTCACCAGCAACGGACAG CTAATGACAACCAACACACAGATG ATGTTTGGAAACTGGACATTTGGAACGCTTGTCTTCACTGTACTAGTCTTCACTGTTACATTCAAG TTGGCTCTAGATACTCATTACTGGACGTGGATCAACCATTTTGTCATCTGGGGCTCTCTGGTATTCTTTGTGGTCTTCTCTCTGCTTTGGGGCGGAATTATCTG GCCTTTCCTCAACTACCAGAGAATGTACTATGTGTTCATGCAGATGCTGTCCAGCGGCCCAGCGTGGCTCAGTATAATCCTTCTGATCACAGCCAGTCTGCTGCCAGACGTGGTGAAGAAGGTTATCTGGAGGACGCTGTGGCCCACCACTACTGAACGCATACAG CATGTGAGGGATATGAAAAGGTTTGAGAGGGCCCTGGCCTTCCAGATTTCTGACTCCTTACTAGATGGAGTAGCTGTCACAGAAGCCTAA